The following are encoded together in the Lathyrus oleraceus cultivar Zhongwan6 chromosome 3, CAAS_Psat_ZW6_1.0, whole genome shotgun sequence genome:
- the LOC127129963 gene encoding uncharacterized protein LOC127129963 produces MTNKNYLEALDLSLQDICSNNAPFGGKVLIMGRDFCQVLPVVRKGTKAQMISACIIQSHLWDHTKILRLRQNMRSLHDQEFAEFLIRIGDGVEPTKVDDMVRLPSHIAIPWDSEHSIQVLIQHIFPNLELHGWYAPYMVQRAILTPTNDDVQKLNDMIIDQFPGEEHTGKLEHGEIFQLCKELRRKNIETCFDIKIGDFEDKWNTWKDEQTISSIGKLDNKVYLLFPQYV; encoded by the exons ATGACAAACAAAAATTATTTGGAAGCCTTAGATCTATCATTACAAGACATTTGTAGCAACAATGCTCCATTTGGTGGAAAAGTTCTGATCATGGGGAGAGATTTTTGTCAAGTTCTTCCTGTTGTAAGAAAAGGTACTAAGGCACAAATGATTTCAGCGTGTATTATTCAGTCTCATTTATGGGATCATACAAAGATTTTGCGTTTGCGTCAAAATATGCGATCATTGCATGATCAAGAGTTTGCAGAATTTCTTATTCGCATTGGTGATGGTGTCGAACCTACCAAAGTAGATGATATGGTGAGGTTACCTTCACATATTGCAATCCCATGGGACAGTGAACATTCCATACAAGTACTTATCCAACATATTTTTCCTAATTTAGAATTGCATGGTTGGTATGCCCCATATATGGTACAAAGAGCTATTTTGACACCAACAAATGATGATGTTCAAAAATTGAATGATATGATTATCGATCAGTTTCCAGGAGAAGAAC ATACAGGCAAACTAGAACACGGTGAAATTTTTCAATTATGTAAGGAGTTGAGACGAAAGAATATTGAAACTTGCTTTGACATAAAA ATAGGAGACTTTGAAGATAAATGGAACACGTGGAAGGATGAACAAACAATTTCATCCATCGGCAAACTCGACAATAAGGTGTATTTACTTTTTCCGCAATACGTATAA